CGCCGGCCGCGGCGCGAGCGCAGCATGTCCAGCAGGCCGGACCCGGCACCCTCGTCGCCGTCGCCATCGGCCGTCGGCGCCTCAGGGACCGCGGGAACGTCGGGGGACTCGGGCGCGTCAGCCTCAAAGTCGAAGGGGCGGTCCGCGACGGCGCTGAGCCGGCGTTCGGGCACGGGGCCGTCCACGGGCTCCATTTCGCTGAGCTGCTGGGCCCAACGGTTGGCGTTGAGCAGGGCCTTGCGCCCGGGATGGAACGTCCAGCGGGCCGGGGCCGGCTCGCCGATGCTGCTCGCGGCCCACTCGCTGCCGGGCTCAAAATCGGCCGTCACGCTCCAGGCGCCGTCATGGACGCGCCAGGCGTCCCAGCGCACCGTGCGCGGGTCGATCCCAAACGCGGAGAGACGGTGCATGACCATCTCGTCCAACGTGGCCGCGTTGTCGCCAAAGGCGGAACGGTAGCCGTCGTTGCCGGGCGACGCGGCGGCGACCTCCACCTTGCGTGCCATTTGGGCCACATGCTCCCGTTCGGCCAACACCGGACCCTCGTAGCGGCGGACCTGTTCCAGGGACATGCCGGAATGCTCGGCGACGTCGGCCGCGGTGGCACCTGCGCGGATTTGCGCCTGGATTTCCCTGGGGGACATCTTGGCCGGGGCGGAGCCTCCGGGGAATGCCTTGCGCGGTGCGCGGGTGGTTGCCAGGCGCAGTGCTTCATCAATGGGCAGCAGGTAAATTTCGCCGCCGGGTCCACTGAGTAGCAGGTGCTTGCCATCATCATGCACACCCACTAAACGTAGATCCGCCATGCTGCCCTCCAAAGTCGACTGGTTTCACTTCGAAACTTTGCCACCGAACGCAGGTTTTTACTACTACCGGGGCAGGCGTGGCGTGAATGGATCGCAAAAAACATGCGTCATTTTCGGGCACCGGCGTCCCTGCCCGTGCCGCGGGTGCCCGATTGCTACGCCCAACGCGAACGCGGGCATTTCCGGCCGCCTCCGGGACGTTCACACTCTAGGGTGAT
This genomic stretch from Arthrobacter dokdonellae harbors:
- the sepH gene encoding septation protein SepH; protein product: MADLRLVGVHDDGKHLLLSGPGGEIYLLPIDEALRLATTRAPRKAFPGGSAPAKMSPREIQAQIRAGATAADVAEHSGMSLEQVRRYEGPVLAEREHVAQMARKVEVAAASPGNDGYRSAFGDNAATLDEMVMHRLSAFGIDPRTVRWDAWRVHDGAWSVTADFEPGSEWAASSIGEPAPARWTFHPGRKALLNANRWAQQLSEMEPVDGPVPERRLSAVADRPFDFEADAPESPDVPAVPEAPTADGDGDEGAGSGLLDMLRSRRGRRLGLDEDDDDELAAMLGTHVPAAHPRDAEDGAGGHDEDAALAAEDAGDADGHDEDAALAAEDAAPGDAGDADGIAAGSSEPADGHPAPAHGRKRLRAIPFLSLAPKLHGGEDDHHAVGVGEVSADTREITLSGAPSQRRGARDHSVDTAAPGVMSPGTPAAQTPAATAPGAKEGPAATPPGAKSPEDRDAEAGPSDSEVAARLERKAAGKPKRSSVPSWDEIVFGTKGD